The region CACAAGTTTGCTGGCCCAAGTTTtctcttttgcagtactggggagtAAATCCAAGgatgctctatctctgagctacacccccagactgacttgaatttgtagtcctcctgcctcagcctctgagtttgCTGGGCCTGGCAAAAATGCATGGTGAAAACGGTATTATTTTGAGAGCTCATAATACCTCACATAAATCATCTGATCAGTTTTTATTTGAGAGTAATCCttacattttatattcttttcctgTTAGGTGGCTTTTTGGGCTATTTGTGTATGACTGAAGAACCTAGTGATTTTCTGATGAGAAATAGTTTGGTGATATGAAATGTTTAGATAATTTTTAATCTTATAGTTGGAAATTGTTCTCcaaagtatatataatattgagATTTTATATGATTTCAAAATTCTCAGTGCAACTATATGCCAGTTAATATAACTATACGAATTGATGTGGTATTAGGCataatggcacatacctgtaattccagctgctcaggagactgaggcaagaacatcaaaagtttgaggccaggctgagtagcttagtaagaccctatctcataataaaatgtaaaaaaaaggctagggatgtagctctgcgGTAGAAGACGTGCCTAGCCcgtgcaaagctctgggttcaactgCCAgtagctgaggcaagagggttgtAAGTTCAATGCAAGCCTGACTATCttatcccatctcaaaatataatttagaaagagGGGttgggctcagtagtagagtgacCCTGGCTTTACCCCCCGCCCCAGTACCATACACACAAAATAGGTGTATCTCAAAAACAATCACTGttgtacaccttaaatatatgcaataaataataaattaataactaAAGTTGTTTGGATACCAAAACACATtcttaataaatatattgtataagTTAATTGCTGAATACATACTGTAAAGTATCTGTAGCAGTTAATTGTGGTACATAGTATTCAGAACACTCAGTGTTTTGTGTCTTTTTGAGAAGGTTAGACACCAACCATTCCCtggttttgtcttttaattgggaTCTAGAATTTCAGCCTCTGCTTGTTCTCTTTCCAGGTACCTATTATTAAATTAACAGATTCGTTTACTGAAGTGAAAGTTGATATCAGCTTTAATGTCCAGAATGGCGTGAGAGCAGCAGACCTCATCAAAGATTTTACCAAGGTCAGAGGCTCTGTCGTGTCTGTATGATGAAACTGTCAGGAAATGTAAATGTGATTTTTTCTGTTGTGGTTGTGGTTGTATTCTGCTGTTCTTTGCCAAACCCCCAGCCCCCGCCCCGCCATTGCTGGGAGTGGCCGCTGGCCcgagcatgctaggtgagtgctacTCTTAGCCCAGCCAAgctgtttttatgtgtgtgttgctgacaaatgtttttcccttttctgtgtaCCTGTTTTGCTTTCCTTGAATCTGCTTGTGATGATCTGTAATTATAATGTGACCTCAAGAAAGAATTAAGGGTTTAGAATGCTTTTGAAGAAATACTGTGCTCTGGATCCTTACGCATAGGAACGTGAGGGCTGAGATCATGTTGCATGATTGACGGCTGTCAGTTTTTAATCTCAGGTTTTAGATTAAGAACCTCCCTAGGGAgtcttttctctgttttaattTCCAAGTCACCTCTAAGGTGGTGCCTACAgtttttcttactttatcttGAAGTAATTATAACTTGTTCGTGTTTTGTTATCTTCTTTCAAAATAAGGAAGAATTTGCAACATTATCCTCAGAACATCTTATATACTTAGCCATCAGCTGGAGACTTTATAAACCTGGATCTACTCTGATGTCAACCATAATGTTTACAAatgcttatttctctctctctctctctctctctctctctctctctctctctctctctctctctccttttttccttcttattttgtgGTACTCAGACTTTAACTAAATTACCGAGTCTGACTtcgaacttgtgattttccttccgtagcctcccaagtcattgggattttggttatttctccatgtttttgttgttctttttcataCTTGCTACTTGATGATTTAGAAAAGCATAAACTTTTAACTTTCCTAAGGAACTTGTTGTGTTCACTGTAGAAAGTCCATAACAAAGACAAAAGTAAAGCTGGGCGAGACatctcacctataatcccagcaacttgggaggctaagacaggagattcgataagttcaagaccagcctccacaacttagtgagaccttgtctcaaaataaaaaggaccaaaaaaaaaagcaaaaataaaacaaaaagaactagggatgtagctctgtaaTTTAACACCCTGAGTTTATTTCCCATACCAAAACccaaagcaaaaaacaaagaatgaagaaGGGGATAGAAATCTCTCTAATAGGAATGGCATCTTTCCATATGTTTGGCCTGCTTTATTGCCCTCGGTGTCCCAGGCGAGGGCCTGGCTTGTAGAGAGCACTGTAGAGTGCGCAAGCCAAAGACGGACTCGCTGCTGTACGTCTTCACCAGCTCTCGCGTGCCCGTTCCCTGTAGTGTGGAAAGGAGAGCTCACTGGCCACAGGGAAACAGCAGGCAAGACTGTTCATGCTCTAGGGTTGtaacagaatgattttttttttttttttgagagagagagagagagagagaattttaatatttattttttagttctcggcggacacaacatctttgttggtatgtggtgctgaggatcgaacccgggtcgcacgcatgccaggcgagcgcgctaccgcttgagccacatccccagcccctaacagAATAATTTTAAGGACCTTTAAACCGCCATAGATGGTTTCAAAGTAGTTCTTAGAAAAGTAGTTCTTTCAAATTCCACTGATTTGGTGCTTTAAGATGTCGAGAGACTTTGTTCTTGTACTATTTCTGTTATGTGTTCACAAATGAATATTATGCTCATGGTCATAGTGAGCATCATCAAATGTATACTGTTAGTGTTTCCATCCTTAGTGGGTACATGGGTGCCATTATTTATGTTACTGTGGTTTAGTTTTtaatggcttttttaaaaaattgcttagCTTTAAAACAGAAACTTAAGTATATTGTATATCTCTACCAAATTTTATAATGTAAGGACCAGTTTATGCTCCTGCTAGTTGCCAAGAGCTATTACGGATACAgaattcattgaaaatattattttatttatttttcagaaatatccTGTATTGCCATACTTGGTTTTAGTATTGAAACAATTCTTATTACAGAGGGACCTTAATGAAGTATTTACAGGTGGAATTGGTTCTTATAGTCTCTTTTTAATGGCAGTCAGTTTCCTTCAGGTAAGTCTCATGGATGTGCTGTACGagtgtacaaataaaaataaataagtcagcTGAGAagacatttcaggaaaaaatttaaatcaagctTTATTTGAATGCTTTTCTTGATTACTTATGACTTTTCCCTTAAACTGGACCTTTTATAATTTAGCagataagtatttaaaaattcccGGGGAGAGTATTTGTGGTTTTCAATCCCATGTGTTGCAGTGTTTGCCGTGCAGAGGTGTAGTCTGGTTCCGTAACTGCAAACGATAGGACACATGCCCAAAACAAGGATGTCTTCCAAGCCTCTGATCTAGTTTAGCTGGGGTGGAGACCTGCTCTGTGGGTGGATGAGTTAGAGCTGCGTCGGGTGCGTCTGTGTGGTGCTGCTGCCAGCCGCAGCCTCTGCTATGAGTCAGGGTGACCTCCCGGATGTGGGGAGGGGCACGCAGCCTTGTCAGCTCCTGGGGCAGAATTCAGCCTGGCAAATTGTATCCCACCAGTTTTGCGCCCATGGGATTGTTTTATAGGTTGTCTGTGACAGCATTTCAGCCATTTATTGCTGTATTTGTTGACTTTTATGTTAAACCCAAATTATAATGATACTGCTTACAGAAATTAGGATGTCAGCCCCTCCCTGATAATtgagagaaaattcaaaataatttcttcctttttttttttttttttttctctttttagttacatCCCAGGGAAGATGCTTGCATCCCCAATACAAACTATGGTGTTCTCTTAATAGAATTTTTTGAATTATATGGACGACACTTCAATTATTTAAAGACTGGCATCCGGATAAAGGATGGTGGTTCATATGTGGCCAAAGATGAAGTACAGAAAAATATGCTAGATGGCTACCGGCCATCAATGCTTTATATTGAAGACCCTTTACAACCAGGTATTGAAATTAGGTAAATTTGTGGGTGTTCAGAGAGAGGACCTTGTCAGGCATTGTGTGCTTTTAGCCTTTCTGTGGATGCCAAATGCAGGATGActctgttgtcatttttttctcaaatattttatcagCAAACGTACTGAAATAAACAGAACACCCCCTAGTGAAGCACCTTGCAGACTTCAGATGACTGGGGTTGGAATCCTTTGACCCTTGAAACCCAGGGCCTGTAGGGGTTCCCTGTCGGGTCGGGGTGTGCAGCTCTAGTTTGGCAGCcatgtttccttttcttggttCTTCCTGCTGGTGACTGCAGCAGCTGTCGGCCAGGACAGTAAGGACATTTGTGAAGTCCTCAGAGGCATGATCTTGGTGGTAGTACACCTCCAGACTCATGGTTCAGGGAGACTGTCTTTTGGACTACTGCTTTTTCTCTTCGGTTTTGCGTAATCCCCTATGCTTTTTCCAGTTTTGCGTTGGCTTAAAAGTGAACAAAAAATAATTGGttatatttgtttgcttttatcttattttttctagGCAATATCTTTTCCTGATgcaattgtaaaatatttagattCTGCATTATTGGATTTTAGTGGAAGTGCTTTTAGTCATTTGCTTGAATTTGCAACTTTGAATACATGAGTCAGGAAAAGGAATGAAGAGCTACTATAATTGCCTAAGAGCCCTTTTATGGTTTATTGAGGTGTTCTATAAACATTAATAGTtctatgtgtttgtttattgAGGAAATACGGAATGGGAGCCTTCTCCTCACAAagtaagctgggtgtggtgacgcaTGCCTATATAAtaccagtgactctggaggctgaggcaggaggatagcaaattcaaagccagcctcagcaatttattgaggccctaggaccttagtgagaccctgtttcaaaatgaaaaataaaaagggctggagatgtggctcagtggttaaacacccctggttTCCTTCCCttgtacccaaaaaaaaaaaaaagtttgtttttttttttccccagtaagaCAGATCTTCCTTTTTAGGACCTCACAATTTAGCATGAGAAATATGTACATAGTTAGTAAAACCCCCAAACCTACAAGTATTTCTGTTTTAGCTTGGTTTCACTCCTAGGGGAGAATAGGCAGCTTTTTCTTTTGCTTGCGTTACTCTTTGCAGGTGTGAGAGGAGAGTCCTTCTTGGACACTTTATACGTCATGATAAAGGACAGACTCCATGTTCAGAGATTGGGGAACTATGGGAGCAACTGACAACTCGGTTTCTGGGTGGAGCTGTGTAGCTGGATAACTCTTGCCCTTGCCCTCCCAAAAGTAGGCTTGTCGACATTTGACTCACATGAAGCAGTAGTCAAGCTTACTACTTTTcatatacatttcttttaaaGGTAATGATGTTGGAAGGAGTTCGTATGGGGCCATGCAAGTGAAACAGGCCTTTGATTATGCCTACGTTGTTTTGAGTCATGCTGTATCGCCAATAGCAAAGTACTATCCTAACAACGAAACAGAGAGGTAAGAGTTTAACTCAGATCAGCCCATTGTGTCAAAATTGGTTGTGActtcttattttcaaattaatgtaCCCCCCCTTCTTTTTTTCAAACACATGCAGCATATTAGGTAGAATAATTAGAGTAACGGATGAAGTCGCCACATACAGAGATTGGATATCAAAACAGTGGGGCTTGCAGAACAGGCCTGAGCCTTCGTGTAATGGTAAGAATGTTTTCATTGATTGACTGAGTCTTAGAGGTTTTTCTGTGTTGTGTGTTTTTAATGGGAAGAAACGTTTTCCAATCTTTTGCCACTCTTTCAGGAAATGGTGTTACCTTGATAGTAGATACTCAGCAGTTAGATAAATGTAATAATAATCTGTCTGAAGAAAATGAAGCCCTTGGAAAATGTAGAAGTAAAACTTCGGAATCTCTTAGTAAAcactcttcaaactcttcatCAGGTCCAGTGTCCTCCTCTTCTGCCACGCAGTCCAGCTCTAGTGACGTTGTAAGTATAAAAGATTTGGCCCTTGGAAACTTCAGTGCTTACATGTTCTCTGACATCGGGTTCCCTCTGACCAGAGGGCTAAGGCTGCTTCCTTTTCTGTTACTGGGAAATTTTAGCAACTTTCACACTTAACCTTTTTCTCAAGCTTTTTTATACATAGAACAATAGAGAATTTTAGTGAAGTCTCTGTATCCACCACTACATTCTACCATTAACATTTGGGGAGCAAGCATTGTGGattattgaactcaagggcactagaccactgagccacatcccagccctattttttatattatttagagacaggatctcattgagtttattagcacctcacttttgctgaggctggctttgaactctcaatcctcctgcctcagcctcccaagccactgggattacaggtgtgcgccaccacacccggcaGATTCCACCATTAACATCTGACTTGTAAACATAGACCTACATCCATCCATCCTGCTATCCACTAATTGGTCTTATTCTTTGATCTATCTGAAAGCAGATTACAGGCCTCTGTATGCTTCTTTCAAACTTCtgtaatgtatatttatttactagacttaaatatttgttgtagttttttcttttgctataaaaTTGACATAAAGGGAATCCTAATTGCACTGAATTTTTATCAAATGCATTCACATTTGTAACCCTAAATACTAACAAGGTATAAAACATTGCCACCACCCCAGGGAGACACTTGCTAATCAGCCCGCAATCCTACCCTCAGAGAGAACCACTACTATGGTTTTTCTAATACCATAGATAAGTTTTGCTTGTTCCATAAtttcatataagtgaaatcatgcaaCATACACTCTTTTTTTGTAAGGCTTCTTTCATAGAATAATGTTTTTGAGCTTCCTGATTGGATTTTTAAAGGAGGAGATATGATTTACACTTCTTAAATTTTACcacttaaaattaaatgtataaattcaacgtttttaaatatattcacaatGTTATACAGCCATCACCAGTCTCTAGttgaagaatattttcttcaCCCCAGAAAGAACCTTTGTACTATTGGTAGTTCCTCCTAATTCCTCTTTCCCAGcctctaatattttatctctgtCCTGATTGACTTTTAAGTGTCAATTACATCaaagttaattttctttatcaAGGTGAATTTAAATTTACTTCACATTTAAAATGGACTTACCTAttatttgaattttgatattattaggagtgtgaaaaaaagaaatgtaaaaacgTAGGGGACGTTAATTTTTTGTTGTGACCGATGACCCCATGTCTTCATGGAGACCTACCTGTTTGTGTGCAGAATCTCTGTGCCTTGCTAGATCCCAGAGCAGTGCTCTGGAGGGCAGAATGCTGAGCTAGACACCTCAGTCACGGGCATGAGGAGATTGAGGACAGGAGCAGAGACCACCTTGAGATGGAGCGTGAGGGACTGAGACACCGTGACTGAAATGCATGCTGGGCAGTGCTCCAGGGTGAAGGGCAAGACTGTCCAGACCCAGTCAGTCCAGATTAGACGGGGCTGAGCCTGCTCCTGTGGGAGGGCTGCACCCTCAGCACATTGGGTTGGAGGACTCTGTCTTCACGGACTCTCAGTTCACCATCTTGTATTTAATTGAAGATATTGAACCAGAACTGGGACCTAGGTCCCTTGCTCCTTACCATGCTCTTTCCAGGGCACCATGACACATTTTCTGTAGGTAAAAACCCACTCAGATCCACTGCGACCTCTGTGAGCTCCTTCACAGACTGTTAACAAATCTGATGTCAGCAGTGAACTTGACGATGAAGGAAGCCCTGTGGTAAACTGAGTCACTTTAAAATATTGGAAGGAAAACTTAATCACTTCATTTTACAACACTTTACAAAACTTACAAGTTCCTCATTGTACCTCCTTAACTCCCGAATGTTTCAGTTTATTCTGATGAGTACTCAGCTGAAATTGTTCTCATTTCTGAATATTGACTACGTACATTACCATTTCATCACATTATAACTTGTGTGGCTTGTGTTAGGATTCTGATGCGACACCATGCAAAACCCCGAAACAGCTGCTTTGCCGGCCGTCTACTGGGAACCGAGTAGGGTCACAAGATGTGACCTTGGAGTCCTCTCAGGCAGTTGGGAAAATGCAGAGCACCCAAACCACTAACACATCCAACAGTACCAACAAATCCCAGGTGTGTGGAATTTGTGTTTTCAATTGTTCATGTCCAATACAGAGTAGTTAGAATTTCTTTTGTGTGAATAATGGTTATCCTGGGTTTGAAACTCTGGGTTAAAGAGAAAACCTGTTTTGTTCTAAGAGATTCCAAAGCATGGTGGTATTTCTAGTAATGGTTCATTCTGAGGCCATTTATGAGACATTGTAGCATCCATCTTGGTGGGAACCTAGTAACTGGTCCCTAAGACATTTCTAGCCAACCCGCCTTATTACAGTTTCAGcataaaaaaaattgcatcaaggctgggggaggtagctcagtggtaaagtatgtgCTTAAGCATTCTTGAAGCCCTGGATTCCACTCCCTACtccacccccaacccccccccccaaacacacacacacacacacacacacatacacacacacacacacacacacatacacacacagaggatCAAGTTACAGAAAGGTTTTAGTTGTACTTGAAATTAAACTACACCCAAACAGTTTTGGTGTGGCTCCATGGCAGCAGTGTGCATACCTGGGGGTGACGTAGCTTTTGATAATGTTCGGCACCCACATCAAGCAGCTGTGAGGCATAAGGGTCAGCTGACTGAAGTAGGCCACCGAGATGCTGTAAGTTTTTGGTTGCCTACAATTATTATTAACCATGAGTAATGAGTCTGAGTGAGGGAGAATGCAAGCCATTGGTATTGGGCTCTGGTCCAAGGCCCTCTTACCCTCTCAGCTGGAACCCAGGGGATAGGCCTCTTGGTAGCAGAGACCACTGGCTTGTCAGTCACCTCCTGTCTGATTAGACCTGCTAAATCCACTTAATGCCACAGCCTGAATCACATGCACCAAACCCAAGCTCATTGAGTCACAGCGATAAGGTGACAGGGCTGATAGAGAAAGTCACAGGTAAGGAGAGCAGGAAGGGAGTGGCTGCTATGCTGATGTCCCCAGTCGGCCTGTGCAGTTGTGCCTGTCCAGGGCCACCTTCCAGTACTACCGCCTAGAGTGTGGCATGTGACCTGGCAGGTTCCTTGAGAGAACACTGTCGGGAAGACGAGATAGTGGCCTAGCAtttcaatatttccattttaaaaataatgtaagagTTTTAGAGCTCAAAGGAGTTAGCCCCTGTGGTCAGCCCTCTCTTTCTGCCTGCTAGCTAAGCCAGTGGTCAGCATGGTCACTCTAGTCAACCAGTTTCTAGTGCGGAGGGCACCCTCAGGATGCAGGTTTGCTGACCCACAACACTGATGTCTCTTTGACCGCTTTCTTTTTCTGCAGCATGGATCAGCAAGGCTCTTCCGTTCTTCCAGCAAAGGCTTCCAAGGTACAACTCAAACAAGCCATGGTTCCTTGATGACAAACAAACAGCATCAAGGCAAATCCAATAATCAGTATTACCATGGCAAAAAGAGGAAACACAAGAGGGACGCGCCCCTCTCAGACCTTTGTAGATAGTCGGCGCTGTGCGATGGACTGTCTTCTGTGTGCAATGATCTCATGCTCAGGACAGTTGCATAGGGACTCCTGGGAGACGCAGGAGCCTCACACTGTTCAGACATTGATTTAGCAACTGCGTTTTTTCCCAGCTCGCCACGGAATGGATCATGAAGACTGACaactgcaaaaacaaaagcaagcaaaaaaggggaaaaaaaaaaggctgcttATTTGATAAGTCATATGCTACAACAGGgtcattttaagaatttaaagcttgaatgtaaaataaatatatttctcattGGCTTTATGCAGAGTTATAGGGAATAGTATTCAGTGTGGGTAGGGtgatagaaacagaaaacaatgtcAGAGGATGGGTGGGAAGGCAAACAAAGTATCTTATAGGAAGTCCAGATTCCAAAGGGGAAAGTGATctgtgcatgttttttttttaatatttttgcatatatttaccattttattgtgtgtgtatatatagaagaCCATATAGGAAATTGATATTTGTAATAGTGGATTTGTTAATACTTTTTACATAACATTACTGTTTGAATTGTAAACAGATTTCTTCTCAGGATTAGTTTGAAGAATAATCTGAATTGTCATCTTGACATCCATATATAGGGAAGTGATTAGTTCTATTACTCAGTTTGTTTTCCTCAGCATTGAAAATGACTTAATAGAACCCTTGTGACCTGCTGCGaaattttttcctctctaaagAAAAGGTTTATGGTGGcaaatgatgtttattttattttgtaaaaaaaaaagaaaaaaagaaaaaaaatgtactatgTACTTTTGTGTAAACACTGAAAAATCTCTAGTCATCTCTGAGAATTGCAACTGTTTTCTATAGTGCTGTCATTTTGGGCAATTGGCAATTACATGACTttgtgtttgtttcctttgcagtctttctatctctctctctttcctcccctgccctccccacttCTTCCTAGTAGGAAACAGGGCCGCCCGTCTGCCTCGCTCCTGTCGCATCGAACCTCGAGCTCCACAGACTTTGCATGCTGGCCCTCTGACCCTGTGTGCTCCGTGTGCTTGCGTTCCTCATCTCTTATTCTTTTAAACTCATGCTTAACTACTGTGGGAGAGAATAACTGTAAACAGCTTTAATTAAATCATACTtataaaaaactattttcttatACTCCACTTTATGCTTTTGGTATTGTcgatctttaaaaattaaatggtctTTGATAATGGATCTATTTTGTATTGCCTTATTAAGACCAAATACTTCTTGTCATCCCATTCTTTATCCTCTCCTTTCATGGAATTGTTATctttaattaaaacttttttaaacatTGGCTTGTTTTAAATCATACTGTAAATTTTGGTTGTGGTCAGCTTTTGAGTGCAAATGAGATGTATAATTCTGTTATTCATCACCTGTTGGGTTTGAAACTCAGTTGGGGATATTAATATGATAGAATGTAAGTgacatttctgaaaatgttttcttccaaGGCGAAAGCTCTTCTGTTAGCATCAGTGTGCGTGGCTCTATTAAATACGGCCATTTCAGAGAAGagattcttttatatatatatatacatataaagtaCTATTGGCTTTTAGGAGtttcttttatatacatttatgaaatATTGAAGACCAATCAGACCATTAATGGACACTTAGTGCaactttttataaagaaaataatgctaaagTAAGACCAAAACTGATGTCATCACTGAAATTAACAATTTTCAATATGTTCGTATTTTAattcacaaaggaaaaatatgttCCAAAACTGGAAACTCATAGTACTTGTGTAAACTGTGGAAGATTTTAAATGTGATGTTATTTtgacaatgttttaaattttagagtCACATTTTATTCTGATCTGAATTTTTATCAAGATGTCgagcttttgttttttgaaactaGTTTGTCATAACATATTGTGCATAATCACAGTATTTATTTTGTAGGACTATTGTGAATGTGTAGACTTATGTTTACCGCTAAGGGaacaattatttataaaatattaaatccaGTATTAGCTGCCTATTTCAGACACTTAATACTTGCAGAGATCCTTGTTACATTTACCAcactgaagtcttttttttttttttttttttaaagaatcacccTCATTGTTGAAAGTAAATGTACTTGTAGGGTGCGACTATTAGTGTTCCAATAAGCATGTGATTATATTAAGGTGGTGGTAGCGGGAAGATAATCTTGATTCCATTGGGAATCTTAGGTTTTCGTAAATTTATTGGGAAAATAGTTTTTCCTGTACTGCTGAAGTTTCTTTTTGGTAAACAGTatctttctaaaagaaaaaagcatgaaGGAGAAATTGAGGTGTGTATACATTTCCTCAAATGACCAGCATTGTATTCGTGAATACTGTGTATCTTGAATGAGCAGTGTGGAAACTGTTCATTTTTCAATCTGAAGTAAAATACTTTCAAGAACTTTTAGTTTGCCTGCTCATTTGTTTTGTACATTTCATCTCTGTATTTGACTCCTGTcttatttcttttgagttttaatGCTTTCGACAAAGATCTTGTGATATTATCAGAAATGTGTCATGTAACTATTACAGTCCATCCGTATCCATGCATCATAACCCTCCTTTGCCTAGTACTTGTAGAAGCGGACTTCACAAATTCTACCTCAAGGTGGTGACATTTCTCTGGAGGTCACGAATGTGTACCCAGTCCTAAGAGAGTGTAAAGACTGGTCTGTAGAGGCGCTGATGGGTCTGAGGGGTGTCAGTTCAAAACCTGAGTTTCTGATGCTAAAGGTAATGCTCTTCCCCTCCAGCTCTCAGTCTGTGGTGGTGCCTGGTCTTTGCTCTGGTTGGCAGTGTTGCCCTTGTGCCGAGTCTGGCTTCCACCGGTAGAATCTGCCGTCTTTACACGTGGGGCCTCTGGTCTTCAGGTGATCCTGCTCCGTTTTTGTCCTG is a window of Ictidomys tridecemlineatus isolate mIctTri1 chromosome 15, mIctTri1.hap1, whole genome shotgun sequence DNA encoding:
- the Tent4b gene encoding terminal nucleotidyltransferase 4B isoform X4; the protein is MDPRIAWFQPEQLGPSNSLWMQIWETTQGLRNLYFNHHCHSSGGASGGGGGSSTATGGSGSSTGSPGGAAPAPAPAGMYRSGERLLGGHALPAEQRDFLPLETTNNNNNHHQPAAWARRAAAGPSASSSPSASSSPHPSAAVPAAEPADPASGSSNKRKRDNKASTYGLNYSLLQPSGGRAAGGGRVDGSGGVYSGTPWKRRNYNQGVVGLHEEISDFYEYMSPRPEEEKMRMEVVSRIESVIKELWPSADVQIFGSFKTGLYLPTSDIDLVVFGKWENLPLWTLEEALRKHKVADEDSVKVLDKATVPIIKLTDSFTEVKVDISFNVQNGVRAADLIKDFTKKYPVLPYLVLVLKQFLLQRDLNEVFTGGIGSYSLFLMAVSFLQLHPREDACIPNTNYGVLLIEFFELYGRHFNYLKTGIRIKDGGSYVAKDEVQKNMLDGYRPSMLYIEDPLQPGNDVGRSSYGAMQVKQAFDYAYVVLSHAVSPIAKYYPNNETESILGRIIRVTDEVATYRDWISKQWGLQNRPEPSCNGNGVTLIVDTQQLDKCNNNLSEENEALGKCRSKTSESLSKHSSNSSSGPVSSSSATQSSSSDVHGSARLFRSSSKGFQGTTQTSHGSLMTNKQHQGKSNNQYYHGKKRKHKRDAPLSDLCR
- the Tent4b gene encoding terminal nucleotidyltransferase 4B isoform X3, producing MDPRIAWFQPEQLGPSNSLWMQIWETTQGLRNLYFNHHCHSSGGASGGGGGSSTATGGSGSSTGSPGGAAPAPAPAGMYRSGERLLGGHALPAEQRDFLPLETTNNNNNHHQPAAWARRAAAGPSASSSPSASSSPHPSAAVPAAEPADPASGSSNKRKRDNKASTYGLNYSLLQPSGGRAAGGGRVDGSGGVYSGTPWKRRNYNQGVVGLHEEISDFYEYMSPRPEEEKMRMEVVSRIESVIKELWPSADVQIFGSFKTGLYLPTSDIDLVVFGKWENLPLWTLEEALRKHKVADEDSVKVLDKATVPIIKLTDSFTEVKVDISFNVQNGVRAADLIKDFTKKYPVLPYLVLVLKQFLLQRDLNEVFTGGIGSYSLFLMAVSFLQLHPREDACIPNTNYGVLLIEFFELYGRHFNYLKTGIRIKDGGSYVAKDEVQKNMLDGYRPSMLYIEDPLQPGNDVGRSSYGAMQVKQAFDYAYVVLSHAVSPIAKYYPNNETESILGRIIRVTDEVATYRDWISKQWGLQNRPEPSCNGPVSSSSATQSSSSDVDSDATPCKTPKQLLCRPSTGNRVGSQDVTLESSQAVGKMQSTQTTNTSNSTNKSQHGSARLFRSSSKGFQGTTQTSHGSLMTNKQHQGKSNNQYYHGKKRKHKRDAPLSDLCR
- the Tent4b gene encoding terminal nucleotidyltransferase 4B isoform X2, yielding MDPRIAWFQPEQLGPSNSLWMQIWETTQGLRNLYFNHHCHSSGGASGGGGGSSTATGGSGSSTGSPGGAAPAPAPAGMYRSGERLLGGHALPAEQRDFLPLETTNNNNNHHQPAAWARRAAAGPSASSSPSASSSPHPSAAVPAAEPADPASGSSNKRKRDNKASTYGLNYSLLQPSGGRAAGGGRVDGSGGVYSGTPWKRRNYNQGVVGLHEEISDFYEYMSPRPEEEKMRMEVVSRIESVIKELWPSADVQIFGSFKTGLYLPTSDIDLVVFGKWENLPLWTLEEALRKHKVADEDSVKVLDKATVPIIKLTDSFTEVKVDISFNVQNGVRAADLIKDFTKLHPREDACIPNTNYGVLLIEFFELYGRHFNYLKTGIRIKDGGSYVAKDEVQKNMLDGYRPSMLYIEDPLQPGNDVGRSSYGAMQVKQAFDYAYVVLSHAVSPIAKYYPNNETESILGRIIRVTDEVATYRDWISKQWGLQNRPEPSCNGNGVTLIVDTQQLDKCNNNLSEENEALGKCRSKTSESLSKHSSNSSSGPVSSSSATQSSSSDVDSDATPCKTPKQLLCRPSTGNRVGSQDVTLESSQAVGKMQSTQTTNTSNSTNKSQHGSARLFRSSSKGFQGTTQTSHGSLMTNKQHQGKSNNQYYHGKKRKHKRDAPLSDLCR
- the Tent4b gene encoding terminal nucleotidyltransferase 4B isoform X1, producing MDPRIAWFQPEQLGPSNSLWMQIWETTQGLRNLYFNHHCHSSGGASGGGGGSSTATGGSGSSTGSPGGAAPAPAPAGMYRSGERLLGGHALPAEQRDFLPLETTNNNNNHHQPAAWARRAAAGPSASSSPSASSSPHPSAAVPAAEPADPASGSSNKRKRDNKASTYGLNYSLLQPSGGRAAGGGRVDGSGGVYSGTPWKRRNYNQGVVGLHEEISDFYEYMSPRPEEEKMRMEVVSRIESVIKELWPSADVQIFGSFKTGLYLPTSDIDLVVFGKWENLPLWTLEEALRKHKVADEDSVKVLDKATVPIIKLTDSFTEVKVDISFNVQNGVRAADLIKDFTKKYPVLPYLVLVLKQFLLQRDLNEVFTGGIGSYSLFLMAVSFLQLHPREDACIPNTNYGVLLIEFFELYGRHFNYLKTGIRIKDGGSYVAKDEVQKNMLDGYRPSMLYIEDPLQPGNDVGRSSYGAMQVKQAFDYAYVVLSHAVSPIAKYYPNNETESILGRIIRVTDEVATYRDWISKQWGLQNRPEPSCNGNGVTLIVDTQQLDKCNNNLSEENEALGKCRSKTSESLSKHSSNSSSGPVSSSSATQSSSSDVDSDATPCKTPKQLLCRPSTGNRVGSQDVTLESSQAVGKMQSTQTTNTSNSTNKSQHGSARLFRSSSKGFQGTTQTSHGSLMTNKQHQGKSNNQYYHGKKRKHKRDAPLSDLCR